Genomic segment of Xanthobacter dioxanivorans:
CCGATGACGAGGCTATGGGCGCCATCTGCGGTGCGATCCGCGGCTTCGTGATGGGGGGCGACCATGCGTGAGCGCGGCTCTTCTCCCTCTCGGCGCGGCCTCCTCAAGGGGGCCGCCGCAGCCGTGGCTGCGGCGGCTCTGGCAAATCTTGCCGCTGCCGATCAGGCCGACGCGGAACTGCTCGCCATGGGGCGCGAGCTGGAAGCTCTGGAAGCGCAGGAGCGGGCCGCCGACGAACTTTCGGATCGGCTCTACGAGGAGGCGGCGCGAACGTGTCCGGCGCCCTCGGCCGCTCTGCTGGCCTATTCCTGGCGGGGTGAACCGCTGTTCCGCGCCTCCGGCGAAGGCTACCGGCTCAATTCCGAGCCATATGGCGCCCTTCTCCAGCGGGCGCGAGGCTGGCAGGACATGGGGGTTTCCGGGGGCCACTATCCCGAGGCGCCGCTGATCGCGGATCTCAAGCGGTGGGAAGATGGGCGCCGCGCGGCCTGCGATGCCAACGGCTGCGCTGCGGTCATGGCGGAAATGGATCGGCTTGCCCGCGCCGGAACTGCCCTGTGCAGCCGCATTGCGGCGACGCCTGCGGCCACGTTGGACGGAATGCGGGTGAAGCTCCAAGCCCTCGCGTACTGTCACCGGGGCGAGCCGGGCGACAAGGGCGAATGGATTACCGAAGTCATCAACAATACCCCGCCTTATGGGCGGGGGTTCACGACTGACGAAAGGCTTGTCTACAGCGTCTTTCACGATGTTTGCGGCCTGCTGGTGGCGGGAGCCACCGCATGACCCGCCGCACCTCCACCGGCCGACCCGGCCGCGCCCTCGCCACCACGCCCCAGCTTCCCTCTGTCCAATTTGAGCACCAGCCCGAGCTGCGTGCCCTGATGATGTTCCCGACGCTGCCGCCGGGCCACATGACGTTCCTCGTGCCCGACAACCGCTTCCACCCTCACCTGCGGCGTGGCGAGTTCGCGGTGGTGGACCTCGTCGACCACCAGCCGGCGCAGGGCGAGCTGTTCCTGATCGCCTACCGTGATCCGCGGATCGAGTGCGGCCGCACCTTCGCCCTGTGCCAGATGGTCGGGCGGACCCGCTATCGCCGGCCGGGCGGCGGCTGGGTGCAGCAGCCCGAGGCCGGTGCCGAGCCCGCCACCTGCTGGATGGCCCGGCACTGGATCCCGCTTGTCGATCCCCAGGACCGCGAGGCCGCTCTGCGCTCCGGACGCATCGGCACCAGCGAAGGCCCGTTCACCACCGAGCATGCGGCCGAGAAGTTAGTGGGGCGCGTCGTGGGGTGTGGGTACCGAAGGCGGAAGAAGCGCGAGCAGCGACCTCGTAAGCAAGGACTTGCCCGGGTGCTTTTGCGATCAGGCCAGAACCACAAAGAGGAGGCGCTACCGAGCGCCTTCCGTTGCCATCCGGGGGCGGTGGGGCGGTGGGGAGCTACAACAGATAGCTCTTACGGACGCGCGGCAAAGCCAGTTCAACGCTGCGGGAATGGGGTCGTCGGCCGGTCGTTCGCGGTCACAAAAACTCGGGGGTTCGAGAGCTGACACCCGCCGACAGCCGCCAGCATTACGGCCATGATTACCAATCGCCCGACCCTGCCCATTCTCACCCCCCCAACCATGTCCATGCAACTATAGCGCGACGACCGTCGCAGAACATGCGACCAAGTAGCATGGCGCAATAGCGCATATCCTCATCAGAGTGTGGGACGCGTCGTGGCGGTGAGGGTGCCCCGGGAATGCAGTCGTGAGTGCCTCCCTCACAGCTTGTTCGATGCCTCGCAGCCAAAGCCATCTGGCACGAGAAGCGACACTCAGGGTAGTGTGATGCTGTTTTAGCAGCCAGCCTTAGCAGGAGAAACAATGTTGTGGAACTTCTTCCGCGGCTTAAGGCGAGTTTTCACAGGACGTGTAGTTAAAAAAATCGACACCGCAATCGGTGGTGGAGCCGTAACAATTTCGCTCCGACTCAAACAAGAACGTGACGGAGATTTATACGTCGTTCTCGTGCGAAATGCCGGGAACTATCTTAGCTATGACCCAATGGACCTAGCTGAGTTTGAAACACTTTTCAGTGCCATGCAGGAAATTCGAACCGCTGCGACGAGGTCACCAAACCTGGCTATCCACTCCAACCGTCCCTAGCTCGCTCGACACAATCTGCCGTCCCGCCCCTTCCCGCGTTATCCCGGTAAATCCCGCTTGTGTCCACCAAGGACCACCACGAGCTAACGCACATGCTAGGGCAGATGCTGGGGCACGAATTCGCCCTGCAACAAATCACGCTTTGTTTTCATATGCTTAGCTATGTAAACTGGCGGAGAGGGGGGGATTCGAACCCCCGATACGGTTGCCCGTATGCCGCATTTCGAGTGCGGTGCATTCGACCACTCTGCCACCTCTCCGCGAGGGCCGGCGGGTGAGCGCCGGGCGTGTGGTTCCGCGCTTCTAGCGGACCGCGCCGCCGACGACAAGCCGTCCTTTGAGCGCGCCCGCATCGTCCCGGCCTCGCGTGCCGCCGCCACCGCAGCGAAGCGCCGCCGCGGTGCGGGCCACGGATGATCAGCAACGCGCTTTGCCCCTTCGGCAAAGCCCCTTCGGCACAGCCACGGATGGCGGCGCAGGGGGCCCGTACAGGGATGACAGCCCGCCCATGGACGTGTGCGAAAGCCGCGCGAAGCCCGTCCTCACGGCCTCGGCGGCAAACGCGCGGCCGGTGTGGCTACACCGCCCTCAGATGCCGCAGCGGGCGGCCCGGCGAAATGGCCTGCGCGGCGGCGACGATGGAGGCGGTGTCGATGCCGTAATATGCGTAGAGGTCCGCCAGCGTCCCGGTCTGGCCGAAATGCTCCACTCCGAGTGCCCGCACCCGGTGGCCGGCCACCGCGCCCAGCCAGCCCAGCGTGGCCGGATGGCCGTCGATCACGCTGACGATGCCGCAATGGCGCGGCAGAGGCTCAAGCAGCCGCTCCACATGGCTCCTGGCCCGGACGTGGCCGCGCTCGCGGGCGCGGGCTGCCGCCGTCCAGCCGGCGTTCAGCCGGTCAGCGGAGGTGACGGCGAGGAGGCCCACGTCGCGCCGGTCCTCGGCGATCAGCGCCACGGCGGCGATGGCCTCCGGCGCCACCGCGCCCTGCACCGCCACCACCGCGTCGCAATTGGGGCCTGGCTCGCGCAGCCAGTAGGCGCCGTCCACGATGCCGCGCCGCTGCGCCTCGGACAGCACCCGCTTCGGCTGCTCCAGCGGACGGGTGGACAGGCGGAAATAGAGCGAGCCGCCGGTCTCGTCGCGCAGCCAGGTGCGCTCGTCGGGCGCCCCCTCCCCGTCGCGCTGCACGTAGTCGAAGGCGAACTCCATCAGCACCGCCAGCTCGTCGACGAAGCAGGGCTCGAAGGAGGCGAGGCCGTCCTGCGCCATGCCGATGAGGGGCGTGGAGATGGACTGGTGCGCCCCGCCCTCGGGCGCCAGGGTGATGCCGGAGGGGGTCGCCACCAGAATGAAGCGCGCATCCTGGTAGCAGGCATAGTTCAGCGCATCGAGCCCGCGACAGATGAAGGGGTCGTAGAGCGTGCCCACCGGCACCAGGCGGGCGCCGAACAGGGAGTGGCTGAGGCCGAAGGCGGACAGGGTGAGGAACAGGTTCATCTCGGCGATGCCGAGCTCCACATGCTGGCCCTTGGGCGAGAACTCCCAGGCGAAGGTGGAGGGAATGCGCTCGCGCTTGAACACGTCGGCGAGCGCCTCATGGGCGAACAGCCCGCGCCGGTTCACCCAGGGGCCGAGATTGGTGGAGACGGTCACGTCCGGCGAGGTGGTGACGATGCGGTCGGAGAGCGCGCTGTCGCCTCTGGCCAGATCCTGCAGGATGAGGCCGAAGCCGGCCTGCGTGGAAATGACCGGGTTGGGCGGCGGCGCCAGCGCCGGCACGTCGAGGGCGGGCGCCGTGAAGCGGCGCGGTCCGGCCTGGAAGAAGGGCACCCGCGCCAGGAAGGCCTCGATCTCGGCGGCCGGACGCTTCAGCCCCTCGAACGGCTCCCATTCCCGCCCCTCGCCCACGCCCATGGCGGCGCGCAGCGCCTCCATCTGGGTTTCCGTCATGAGGCCGGAATGGTTGTCCTTGTGGCCGGCGAGCGGCAGGCCGAAGCCCTTCACCGTGTAGCAGAGGAAGGCCACCGGCCGGTCGTGGTCGATGGCGTCGAATGCGGCGATGAGGGACGCGATGTCGTGGCCGCCGAGATTGGTCATGAGGGCGGACAGCTCGGCGTCCGAGCGGCGGGCGATGAGGGCGGAGGCATCCCCCTGGTCGCCCAGGTCATCCATCAGCCGCTTGCGCCAGGCGGCGCCGCCCTGGAAGGTGAGGGCGGAATATTCGGCGTTGGGGCAGGTGTCGATCCAGCGCCTCAGCGCTTCCCCGCCCGGCTCGGCGAAGGCGGCCTGCTGCAGGGTGCCGTACTTCAGCACGACCACCTGCCAGCCCATCGCCTCGAAGATGCCGGTGAAGCGTTCGTAGAGACCCTCGCGCACCACGCCATCGAGGCTCTGGCGGTTGTAGTCGATGATCCACCAGGTGTTGGTGATCTCGTGCTTCCAGCCCTCCAGCAGCGCCTCGAAGACATTGCCCTCGTCGAGCTCGGCGTCACCCACGAGGGCGATCATCCGCCCCTTGGGGCGGCCGTTCGCGAGGCCGTGGGCGTGGACATAATCCTGCGCGAGGCTGGCAAACAGGGTCTGCGCCACGCCGAGGCCGACGGACCCGGTAGAGAAGTCCACGTCGTCCGCGTCCTTGGTGCGGGAGGGATAGGATTGCGCGCCCTTGAAGCCGCGGAAGTTCTCCAGCCGCTCGCGGCTCTGCCGGCCGAACAGGTACTGGATGGCGTGGAAGATGGGGCTGGCATGGGGCTTCACCGCCACCCGGTCCTGCGGGCGCAGCACGTGGAAGTAAAGGGCGGTCATGATGGCGGCCAGCGACGCCGAGGAGGCCTGGTGCCCGCCCACCTTCAGGCCGTCGTCATGAGGGCGCAGGTGGTTGGCGTTGTGGATGGTCCAGCTCGCCAGCCACAGCACCTTGCGCTCCAGCTCGGCGAGGATGGCGAGGTCGTCGGCGCTCGGCGGAGCGGGGCGCGGGCGCAGGGGAGCATAGGCACCGGACATGGCTGTTTCCTCGCAGGCGACCGCTTCCTTGCCAGCGGCCTTCTTCACGGCGATGAGTTTAGCCCGCCCGCCGCGGCGGGTTCGGTCGAATCCGCCTTAACAACGAAGATGGACTGGCATAATCTGCCAGAAACCACCCCAGATGGAGCAGAAACCTGCGCCTCGACGCCATCGACCGGAAGATCCTCGCCGCCCTCCAGGGCGACGGGCGCATGAGCATCGCCGACCTCTCGGACGCCGTGGGGCTCTCCGCCTCCCCCTGCCTCCGGCGGGTGCGGGCGCTGGAGGAAGCGGGCCTCATCTCGCGCTACGTGGCGGTGCTCGACCAGCGCAAGGCGGGCCTGCCGGTCAGCGTGTTCGTCTCCATCAAGCTGGAGCGCCAGCAGGAAGAGGCCCTCGATGCCTTCTCCGCCGCCATCCGCACCTGGCCGGAAGTGCTCGAATGCTATCTCATGACCGGCCCGCGGGACTACCTTTTGCGGGTGGTGGCGGCCGATCTCGACGCCTATGAACGGTTCCTGAAGCAGAAGCTGACCCGGCTCGACGGCATCGCCTCCATCGAGAGCTCGTTCGCGCTGGAACAGGTGAAGTATTCCCACGTTCTGCCGCTGCCCTGACCGGGAGGAGGATGCATGACCATTCGAGTGGGCATCGGCGGCTGGACCTACGAGCCGTGGCGAGGCGTCTTCTATCCGGACGGCCTGACCCAGGCGAAGGAACTCGCCTTCGCCGCCGGCCAGCTGCGGACCATCGAGATCAACGGCACCTTCTACCGCACGCCAAGCGCCAAATCCTGCGCCGACTGGGCACGGCAGGTGCCGGACGGCTTCGTGTTCGCGCTGAAGGCGACGCGCTACGTTACCCATCGCCGGGTGCTGGCGGAGGCCGCCGAGAGCATGGCCAAGTTCATCGGCAGCGGCATCACGGAGCTCGGAAACCGGCTCGGCCCCGTCAACTGGCAGTTCGCGCCCACCAAGGCATTCGACCCGGACGACTTCGCCGCCTTCCTCGCGCTGCTGCCGGAGCAGCACGACGGGGTGAAGCTGCGCCATGCGGTGGAAGTGCGCCATCCCACTTTCGCCTGCGAGGCGTTCGTACAGCTCGCCCGCAAGCACAAGGTCGCGATCGTCTATGCCGACCACGCGAGCTATCCCGCCATCGCCGACCTGACGGCGGATTTCGCCTATGCCCGCCTCCAGCAGACTCGGGAGGAGATGGAGACCGGCTATGACGATGCCGCGCTCGCGCTCTGGGCCGGGGCCGCGCAGGCCTGGGAGAAGGGCGTGGTGCCGGAGGGACTTGCGGCGCTCGGCCCCGCCGCGAAGGCCACGCGCAGCAGGCGCGACGTGTTCCTCTATCTCATCGGCGGCGCGAAGGTGCGCAATCCCGCCGGCGCGGTGGCGCTGCAGAAGAAGATCGACGCAGGGGCGCGGTGACCCCAACCCGTGGACGCCTTGGCGTTGACCTCGATCAACGCCCTATTGCTGCACCGCCGTAAGCTGTGGGACGAATAGGTTCGTTCCCGAAGCCCCGCGGGAGTGCCGGCCTTTCTTTCGGCACCGCGTGGGCGCGTCTGCCCGCGCAAAAAGGTGCTTTTCATGAAGCGCATGCTGGTTCTCGTCGGCTTCATCGTCGTCCTCGTGGCGGCGGGTGGAGCCGGCGCCTGGTATCTCGCCAGCCGCAGCCGTACGCTGCCGCCGGGCTTCGCCTCCGGCAATGGCCGCATCGAGGCGACCCAGGTCGACGTGGCGACGAAAGCCGCCGGCCGCGTGCTCGACGTGCTGGCGGAGGAAGGTGATTTCGTCCACCAGGGGCAGGTGGTCGGCCACATGGATGTCCAGGAGACCGAGGCCGCCCTGCGCACTGCCCAGGCGCAGGCCAACCAGGCCCGCCAGTCCCGCGACACCGCATCCCATGTGGTCGAGCAGAGGAAGGGCGAGCTGGACCTCGCCGGCAAGGAGCTGGAGCGGCAGGAAATCCTCGTCTCCAAGGGCTTCGCCACCGAGCAGAAGGTCGACCAGTACCGCACCACCAAACTCACCGCCCAGGCGGCGCTCGCCGCGGCGGAAAGCAGCCTCGCCGCCAGCGGATCGGCCATCAGCGCCGCCGAGGCGGAGGTGGACCGCCTGACCCGCATGGTGGAGGACGGCACCCTCGTCGCGCCGAAGTCCGGCCGGGTCATCTACCGCCTCGCCGAGCCCGGCGAGGTGCTGGGCGCCGGCGGCAAGGTGCTCACCCTCATCGACCTCTCCGACGTCTACATGACCATCTTCCTGCCCGCGACCGACGCCGGCGCCCTCGCCCTCGGCGCCGAGGCGCGCCTGCTGCTGGAGCCCCTGCCGGATCGGGCGGTGCCGGCGACCGTCTCCTTCGTCTCGGCGCGGGCGCAGTTCACGCCCAAGCAGGTGGAGACCCAGCGCGAGCGCGACCGCATGATGTTCCGGGTGAAGCTGCGCATCGCCCGTCCGCTGGTGGAGAAATACATCGACCACGTGAAAACCGGCGTCACCGGCGTCGGCTATGTGCGGCTCGATCCCAAGGCGCAATGGCCCAGCTGGCTCGATTCCGATCTCGTGCACGAGGCGGCGCAGTGACCGACGCGGTGGACGCGGTCCCCGACGCCATCCGCCTCTCGGGCATCAGCCACCGCTACGGCCGCACCCACGCCGTGGAGGGGCTGGACCTCGCCGTGGCGGAGGGGGCCTCGGTGGCGCTGGTGGGGCCGGACGGGGTGGGCAAGTCCACCCTCATCGGCCTCATCGCCGGCGCCAAGCGGATCCAGCAGGGCAAGGTGGAGGTGCTGGGCGCGGACTTTTCCGACCGCCGCGCGCGCGAGCGCATGCAGCCACGTATCGCCTTCATGCCGCAGGGGCTGGGCCGCAACCTCTATCCCAACCTCACCGTGGCCGAGAACATCGCCTTCTTCGCCCGCCTCTTCGGCGAGGAGGCCGCCGCCAAGGGCGGGCGCGTGGCGCCCCTGCTCGCCGCCACCGGGCTCGATCCCTTCGCCGACCGGCTCATGCGCAAGCTCTCCGGCGGCATGAAGCAGAAGCTGGGCCTGTGCTGCGCCCTGGTGCACGACCCCGATCTGCTGCTGCTCGACGAGCCCACCACGGGCGTCGATCCCCTCTCGCGCCGGCAGTTCTGGGATTTCGTCGAGACCATCCGCGCCGAGCGCCCGCGGCTCACGCTTCTCGTCGCCACCGCCGACATGGAGGAGGCGGCGCGCTTCGAGCGGGTGGTGATGATGGATTCCGGGCGCATCCTCGCCGACGGCAGCCCTGCCGCCCTTCTCGCGCAGACCGGCCAGCAGAGCCTGGAACGGGCCTTCGTCACGCTCCTGCCCGAGGATCGGCGCGGCGGGGAGGACGGCGTGGCGCCTGCCGCGGCCATCGCCGCCGACGCGCCCGTCGCCATCGAATCGCGCGGGCTCACCCGGCGCTTCGGCGACTTCGTCGCCGTGGACCATGTGAGCTTCAAGATCCGCCGCGGCGAGATCTTCGGCTTCCTCGGCTCCAACGGCTGCGGCAAGTCCACCACCATGAAGATGCTCACCGGCCTCCTGCCGGCGAGCTCCGGGGAGGCGCTGCTCTTCGGCGTCCAGGTGGACCCCACCGACATCGAGACCCGGCGGCGCGTCGGCTACATGAGCCAGGCCTTCTCGCTCTACGGCGAGCTCACGGTGCGCCAGAACCTGGAACTGCACGCCCGCCTCTTCTCCCTGCCCGAGGCGGCGGGGACGGCGCGCGTCGCCGCCCTGGTCGCGGCCTTCGACCTTGCGTCGCATCTCGACGACCTCGCCGACGGCCTGCCGCTCGGCGTGCGCCAGCGCCTGTCGCTGGCGGTGGCGGTGCTGCACCAGCCGGAGGTGCTCATCCTCGACGAGCCCACCTCGGGCGTCGACCCGGTGGCGCGCGACAATTTCTGGGACCATCTCCAGCGCCTGTCGCGGGAGGAAGGCGTCACCATCTTCGTCTCCACCCATTTCATGGGTGAGGCGGAACGCTGCGACCGCATCTCCTTCATGCATGCGGGCAAGGTGATCGCCACCGGCACGCCGCAGGCGCTCAAGCAGGAGCAGAAGGCCGCGACCCTGGAGGAAGCCTTCATCGCCTACATGGAGATGGGCGGCCGCGCGGCGCAGAGCGAGGCACGCCTGCCCCAGGCCGCGACCCGCGCAGAAGGACCGCCCGCCGCTTTCTCGGTGCGGCGCCTGGGCGCCTACGCCTGGCGCGAAACACTGGAACTGAGACGCGATCCGGTGCGCCTCGCCTTCGCGCTGCTGGGCACGGCGCTGCTGATGATCATCTTCGGCTACGGCATCACCCTCGACGTGGACAAGCTGCGCTTTGCCGTGCTCGACCGCGACCAGACCCCGGAAAGCCGCGCCTATGTGGACGGCTTCGCCCACTCCACCTATTTCGTCGTCCAGCCACCGCTCGCCGACCCCGCCGACCTCGACCAGCGGCTGAAATCCAACGCCATCGCCTTCGCCATCGAGATCCCGCCGGACTTCGGCGCCGACCTGCGCTCGGGCCGGTCGACCGAGGTGCTGGTGACCATTGACGGCGCCATGCCCTTCCGCGCCGAAACCATCCAGGGCTACGTGCAGGCGGTACACGCCATGTTCCTGTCCGACGCGGCGCAGGCGGCGGGTCAGACCCTTTCGGCCTTCGCCAGCCTGGAAATGCGCTACCGCTACAACCAGTCCTTCCGCAGCCTCGACGCCATGGTGCCGGCCAACATCGCCCTCATGCTCATCTTCATTCCCGCCATCCTCACCGCCCTGGGGGTGGTGACGGAGAAGGAGATGGGCTCCATCACCAACCTGTATGTGACCCCGGTCACCAAGCTCGAATTCCTGCTCGGCAAGCAGGCCCCCTACGTGGCGGTGGCCTTCTTCAACTTCCTGGTCATGGTGCTGATGGCGCTGCTCCTGTTCGGGGTGCCGCTGAAGGGCTCCTTCCTCGGCCTCGCCCTGGGGGCCTTCGCCTACGTGCTCGCCACCACCGCCATCGGCCTTGTCTCCTCGACCCTGACCAACACCCAGGTCGCGGCGCTGTTCGGCACGGCCATCGGCACCATGATGCCAGCAAGCCAGTTCTCGGGGCTGATGCAGCCCGTGGCGACGCTGGAGGGCGGCGCATGGGTGGTGGGCACCTTCTTCCCCACCACCTACTTCATGCGCATCAGCGTCGGCGCCTTCACCAAGGGCCTCGGCTTCGCCGAGCTGCTGCCTTTCATCGCCGCCACCGCCGCCTTCTGGCCGGCGCTGCTCGCCATCGCCTGGCTCATCCTGCACAAGCAGGAGGCCTGACATGGCGTCGCCCTCCCTCCCCGCCCCAAGAATCCGCCGCGTTTGCGCGCCTTCGCCGGCAACGTGCGCGAGTTGGTGGTCAAGGAGCTCATCAGCCTGTGGCGCGACCGGGCCCTGCTGGTGCTGGTGGCCTACGCTTTTACCGTCGCCATCGTGCTGCAGGCGAACGGCATGAAGCACGACCTCAACCGCGCGACGATGGGGGTGGTGGACGAGGACAATTCCGCCCTCTCCAATGCCATTCTCGACGCCTTCCTGCCGCCGCGCTTCCAGCCGCCGGTCGCCCTTGCCCCGCAGGACGTGGACGGCGCCATGGACGCCGCGCGGTTCACCTTCGTGCTGAACTTTCCCCCGACTTCCAGTCCGACGTGCTGGCGGGCCGCAGCCCATCGGTGCAGCTTCTGATCGACGCCACCTCGCTCATGCAGGCGGGCATCGGGGCGAACGACATCTCCGCCATCTTCCAGGAGGAGGTGAACCGGTTCGTGCTGCGCCACTCCGAAGGGGTGACGACGCCGGTGGCGCTGCAGGTGCGGGTGGCCTTCAACCAGGGGCTGGAATCCTCCTGGTTCACCGGCACCATGGGCCTCATCACCAACATCACCATGCTCTCGGTGCTGCTGGCCGGAGCCGCCCTGATCCGCGAGCGCGAGCACGGAACGCTGGAGCACCTGCTGGTGCTGCCGGTGCGGCCCGCCGAGATCATGCTGGCGAAGATCCTCGCCAACGGCGCGGTGATCCTCGTGGGCGCGGCCTTCAGCATCGTCGTGGTGCTGAAATGGGGCCTCGGCATGGGGATCGCCGGGTCGGTCCCGCTCTTCCTCGCCGGCGCGGCCCTCTACCTCTTCTTCACCGCGTCGCTCGGCATCTTCCTCGGCACCCTCTCCGGCTCCATGCCGCAGTTCGGCCTGCTGTTCTTTCTTGTCGTGCTGCCCATGAACATGCTGTCCGGCGGCTTCACGCCGCTGGAGAGCATGCCGCAATGGATGCAGGCGGTGATGCAGGTCTCGCCCTCGACCCAGTTCGTCGCCTTCGCCCAGGCGATCCTCTATCGCGGGGCCGGGCTCGAAACCGTGTGGCCGCGCTTTGCCGCCACCTTCGGCATGGGCGTCCTGTTCTTCGCCGTGGCGTTGGCGCGCTTCCGCACCTTCCTCGCCGCCCAGCAGTAGGACGGCGTCAAATGTAGTCCACGAAGGAGGCCAGCTGCTCCTGCGAGAGATCGCGCATCTGCGCCAGCGTATAGGTGTCGAGCACCGTGCCGATGGCGTCGCGCACGCGCACCATCAGCAGGCGCACCTCGCAGGTGGACATGTCGCAGTCCTCGCACGGCTCGTATGCATTGCGGCTGGCGCAGGGGAAGGGGGCGAGCGGGCCGTCGAGGGCCCGGATCATCTCGCCCACCACGATGTCCTCCGGCGCCTTGGCGAGCCGGTAGCCGCCGAGCTTGCCCTTCTTGGAGGACAGGAAGCCCGCATTGCGCAACTCTCCCAGGATCACGTCCAGGAATTTCTTCGGAATGTTGTTGGTCTCGGCGATGTCCGCAACCTGCGTGGAGCCGCCCGGCGGAAGGCGGGCCAGGTGGACCGCCGCCTTGAGACCGTACTTTCCTTTTTTCGTCAGCATGATGCGCCCTCTTTCGGGCTTATGCGGATCGGCGGGGCCGCCGTCAACCGGAAGATTGGTGTGGAATGGACTGGCCCGTCAGCCGGGTTCGGTTCCATCCTTCAGCTCAAACCGCGCCATGAGCGGCGCCTGCGCCATGGCGAAGGCGAAGGTCAGCGGCAGGTAGCCGAAGGTCTTGAAGGCGACCCAGGTGTCGGTGGACACGGAGCGCCAGACCACCTCGTTCAGCACGGCCATGACCAGGAAGAACACGCCCCAGCGGATGGTGAGAATGCGCCAGCCCTCATCCGTGAGCTTCACCATGCCGTCGAACACGTAGGGCAGCAGCGGTTTCCTGAAATAGAGCCCGCCCAGCAGCAGGATGCCGAACAGAGCGTTGACCATGGTCGGCTTCAGCTTGATGAAGTGGTCGTCCTGCAACCAGAGCGTGAGGCCGCCGAACACCATCACCACCAGGGCCGAGACCAGCGGCATCACCGCGATGCGCCGCGCCAGCACCCACATGGCGGCGAGCGCCACGATGGTCGCCACCATGAAGGCGCCGGTGGCCAGATAGATCCCGCCATAACCGTTGGCGGCGAAGAACAGCACAAGGGGGCCGATCTCCAGGCCGATCTTCAGCCAGGGGCTCATCTTCGGGACGGCGGTAACGGCAGGTTCGGTCATCATCGGGCCGGGAAATGAGGGAGGAGGGCCGGCACGCCGACGCTCTGCGCCCATGTGGCGCTTATGGGCGGCACAATCAAGGCTTCGCCGTGCTCGCGTGCTCACCTCCTGGGGTGCCGGGCCGCTCTTCAGCGCAGCGGGCCGAGGCAGGAGGTGAGCTCCGGCCCCTCGCGCGGCACCCGGGCCTGGAGGCGGCCGGCGAGGCGCTGCACCCCGGCGGAGGGATTGCCCGCGTCGCGTCGGCGGGGGTTCGGCAGCATCACCGCCAGCAGCGCTCCCTGTCGCGCATCGATCCGGGACGCCGGGACGCCGAAGGCGCGGCGCGCGCCCGCCTCCACGCCGAACTCGCCATTGGGGCCCCATTCGGCGATGTTGAGGTAGATCTCGATCAGCCGCCTCTTGCTCACCACCAGATCGAGCCACAAGGCCAGCGGGATCTCGATGGCCTTGCGGATGATCTCCCGACCCGGCCACAGGAACAGGTTCTTGGCGATCT
This window contains:
- a CDS encoding HlyD family secretion protein, with translation MKRMLVLVGFIVVLVAAGGAGAWYLASRSRTLPPGFASGNGRIEATQVDVATKAAGRVLDVLAEEGDFVHQGQVVGHMDVQETEAALRTAQAQANQARQSRDTASHVVEQRKGELDLAGKELERQEILVSKGFATEQKVDQYRTTKLTAQAALAAAESSLAASGSAISAAEAEVDRLTRMVEDGTLVAPKSGRVIYRLAEPGEVLGAGGKVLTLIDLSDVYMTIFLPATDAGALALGAEARLLLEPLPDRAVPATVSFVSARAQFTPKQVETQRERDRMMFRVKLRIARPLVEKYIDHVKTGVTGVGYVRLDPKAQWPSWLDSDLVHEAAQ
- a CDS encoding DUF72 domain-containing protein, which gives rise to MTIRVGIGGWTYEPWRGVFYPDGLTQAKELAFAAGQLRTIEINGTFYRTPSAKSCADWARQVPDGFVFALKATRYVTHRRVLAEAAESMAKFIGSGITELGNRLGPVNWQFAPTKAFDPDDFAAFLALLPEQHDGVKLRHAVEVRHPTFACEAFVQLARKHKVAIVYADHASYPAIADLTADFAYARLQQTREEMETGYDDAALALWAGAAQAWEKGVVPEGLAALGPAAKATRSRRDVFLYLIGGAKVRNPAGAVALQKKIDAGAR
- a CDS encoding transketolase; protein product: MSGAYAPLRPRPAPPSADDLAILAELERKVLWLASWTIHNANHLRPHDDGLKVGGHQASSASLAAIMTALYFHVLRPQDRVAVKPHASPIFHAIQYLFGRQSRERLENFRGFKGAQSYPSRTKDADDVDFSTGSVGLGVAQTLFASLAQDYVHAHGLANGRPKGRMIALVGDAELDEGNVFEALLEGWKHEITNTWWIIDYNRQSLDGVVREGLYERFTGIFEAMGWQVVVLKYGTLQQAAFAEPGGEALRRWIDTCPNAEYSALTFQGGAAWRKRLMDDLGDQGDASALIARRSDAELSALMTNLGGHDIASLIAAFDAIDHDRPVAFLCYTVKGFGLPLAGHKDNHSGLMTETQMEALRAAMGVGEGREWEPFEGLKRPAAEIEAFLARVPFFQAGPRRFTAPALDVPALAPPPNPVISTQAGFGLILQDLARGDSALSDRIVTTSPDVTVSTNLGPWVNRRGLFAHEALADVFKRERIPSTFAWEFSPKGQHVELGIAEMNLFLTLSAFGLSHSLFGARLVPVGTLYDPFICRGLDALNYACYQDARFILVATPSGITLAPEGGAHQSISTPLIGMAQDGLASFEPCFVDELAVLMEFAFDYVQRDGEGAPDERTWLRDETGGSLYFRLSTRPLEQPKRVLSEAQRRGIVDGAYWLREPGPNCDAVVAVQGAVAPEAIAAVALIAEDRRDVGLLAVTSADRLNAGWTAAARARERGHVRARSHVERLLEPLPRHCGIVSVIDGHPATLGWLGAVAGHRVRALGVEHFGQTGTLADLYAYYGIDTASIVAAAQAISPGRPLRHLRAV
- a CDS encoding twin-arginine translocation signal domain-containing protein, whose amino-acid sequence is MRERGSSPSRRGLLKGAAAAVAAAALANLAAADQADAELLAMGRELEALEAQERAADELSDRLYEEAARTCPAPSAALLAYSWRGEPLFRASGEGYRLNSEPYGALLQRARGWQDMGVSGGHYPEAPLIADLKRWEDGRRAACDANGCAAVMAEMDRLARAGTALCSRIAATPAATLDGMRVKLQALAYCHRGEPGDKGEWITEVINNTPPYGRGFTTDERLVYSVFHDVCGLLVAGATA
- a CDS encoding Lrp/AsnC family transcriptional regulator encodes the protein MSIADLSDAVGLSASPCLRRVRALEEAGLISRYVAVLDQRKAGLPVSVFVSIKLERQQEEALDAFSAAIRTWPEVLECYLMTGPRDYLLRVVAADLDAYERFLKQKLTRLDGIASIESSFALEQVKYSHVLPLP